One segment of Rosa chinensis cultivar Old Blush chromosome 6, RchiOBHm-V2, whole genome shotgun sequence DNA contains the following:
- the LOC112172809 gene encoding protein MIZU-KUSSEI 1, protein MPSVRSSPFYNMENSALFSLIRHTTTTNSTTEKRSSKSSSSSSGGLLKMFKLFPMLTSGCKMVALLGRPRKPLLKDHATTGTIFGYRKGRVSLAIQEDPHCMPIFVIELPMHSNVFHKEMASDIVRIALESETKTHKKKVLEEFVWAVYCNGRKVGYSIRRKQMSEDELHVMQTLRGVSMGAGVLPSPSEKEYAADGELTYIRARFDRVVGSKDSESLYMINPDGAVGPELSIFFVRAH, encoded by the coding sequence ATGCCATCTGTGCGCTCTAGCCCATTCTATAACATGGAAAACTCAGCCCTCTTTTCTTTGATCCGGCATACTACTACCACCAATTCCACAACCGAAAAGCGTTCATCAaagtcttcatcatcatcatccggAGGCCTCCTCAAGATGTTCAAACTCTTTCCCATGTTGACATCAGGTTGCAAAATGGTGGCTCTGTTGGGCAGACCCCGAAAGCCTCTACTCAAAGACCATGCCACAACAGGTACAATTTTTGGTTATCGCAAAGGCAGAGTGAGCCTGGCAATACAAGAAGACCCTCATTGCATGCCAATCTTTGTAATAGAGCTGCCAATGCACAGCAATGTTTTCCACAAGGAAATGGCATCGGATATAGTCCGAATCGCACTGGAGAGCGAGACCAAGACGCACAAGAAGAAGGTGTTAGAGGAGTTTGTTTGGGCTGTGTATTGTAATGGGAGAAAAGTTGGGTATTCGATTAGGAGGAAACAAATGTCAGAGGATGAGCTTCATGTTATGCAAACTTTGAGAGGGGTTTCAATGGGTGCTGGAGTACTTCCAAGTCCATCGGAGAAGGAATATGCAGCAGATGGGGAACTGACATATATAAGGGCAAGGTTTGATAGGGTGGTTGGATCAAAGGATTCTGAGTCTTTGTACATGATAAATCCAGATGGTGCAGTTGGCCCAGAATTGAGTATTTTCTTTGTAAGAGCTCACTAA